In Lysinibacillus sp. FSL M8-0337, the following proteins share a genomic window:
- a CDS encoding YitT family protein: MRNIVIITLASILMAFAYNFLLIPHEILSGGLSGIAIMLGIVTPLNTGVLNLLLNLPLLILGVMKLGKRFIAYTILSVAVMSIALLIIPIYKATQEPILASLFGGVIVGLCVGLIFRASGSSGGFDIIAMLLSRKRDFPLGVLISAMNGVVVAISGFVFSWDAALLTLVSIYATGKVVDTIHTSNIKLTLMIITSNGEDVKQQLLTRLHRGITMMDAKGGYSGEGRKVLITVITRYQLAEVKSLIKEVDAKAFVNILQTTEVIGMFDRGSK, translated from the coding sequence ATGCGCAATATTGTTATTATAACGCTTGCATCCATTTTAATGGCATTTGCTTATAATTTTTTATTAATACCGCATGAGATTTTAAGTGGTGGATTAAGTGGGATTGCCATTATGCTTGGCATCGTAACGCCGTTGAATACAGGTGTGTTAAATCTTTTATTAAACTTGCCCTTGCTTATATTAGGTGTGATGAAGTTAGGGAAACGTTTTATTGCTTATACCATTCTTTCAGTTGCAGTAATGTCTATCGCCTTGTTAATTATTCCAATTTATAAGGCAACACAGGAACCGATTTTAGCTTCCTTATTTGGTGGTGTTATTGTTGGTCTTTGTGTAGGTCTGATTTTTCGTGCGTCTGGTTCCTCAGGTGGCTTTGATATTATTGCGATGCTGTTGAGTCGCAAAAGGGATTTTCCATTGGGGGTACTTATTTCAGCTATGAACGGGGTCGTAGTAGCGATTTCAGGTTTTGTTTTTAGTTGGGATGCCGCTTTGCTGACACTCGTTTCGATATATGCCACTGGGAAAGTTGTTGATACCATCCATACGAGTAATATTAAACTGACGCTAATGATTATTACTAGCAACGGTGAGGATGTGAAACAACAACTGTTAACTAGACTGCATCGAGGGATTACGATGATGGATGCGAAAGGTGGCTATTCAGGAGAAGGGCGAAAAGTGCTGATTACCGTCATTACACGTTATCAGCTGGCTGAAGTGAAAAGCCTAATAAAAGAAGTAGATGCAAAAGCGTTTGTGAATATTTTGCAAACAACAGAAGTGATTGGTATGTTTGACCGCGGTTCTAAATGA
- a CDS encoding MmcQ/YjbR family DNA-binding protein has product MQKDIIHTYCLKLRGTTHDYKDEWQADRYHIGGKMFAMMGGDATRKPIITLKCAPSRAEELRETYEGIIPGYYMNKTHWNSIYLDANIPNELLENLIQHSYELVFEKLTKKAQKEIGI; this is encoded by the coding sequence ATGCAAAAAGATATTATTCATACGTATTGTTTAAAACTTCGTGGCACAACGCATGATTACAAGGACGAATGGCAGGCTGATCGCTATCATATCGGTGGCAAAATGTTTGCCATGATGGGCGGAGATGCAACGAGAAAACCGATTATTACGTTAAAATGTGCACCTAGTCGTGCAGAAGAATTAAGAGAAACCTATGAAGGCATTATTCCAGGTTACTATATGAACAAAACACACTGGAATTCTATTTATTTAGATGCCAATATTCCGAACGAGTTACTTGAAAATTTAATTCAGCATTCCTATGAGCTCGTATTCGAAAAGCTAACAAAAAAAGCACAAAAGGAAATAGGCATTTAA